The following are from one region of the Edwardsiella tarda ATCC 15947 = NBRC 105688 genome:
- the nusA gene encoding transcription termination factor NusA, producing MNKEILAVVEAVSNEKALPREKIFEALETALATATKKKYEQEIDVRVAIDRKSGDFDTFRRWLIVEEVTQPTREITLEAARFEDPAFDLGDYVEDQIESVTFDRITTQTAKQVIVQKVREAERAMVVDAFREHEGEIVTGVVKKVNRDSISLDLGNNAEAVIGREDMLPRENFRPGDRIRGVLYAVRPEARGAQLFVTRSRPEMLIELFRIEVPEIGEEVIEIKGAARDPGSRAKIAVKTNDKRIDPVGACVGMRGARVQAVSSELGGERIDIVLWDDNPAQFVINAMAPADVASIVVDEDKHTMDIAVEASNLAQAIGRNGQNVRLASQLSGWELNVMTAEDLQAKHQAEAHAAIDTFTKHLDIDEEFATLLVEEGFSTLEELAYVPERELLAIDGLDEESVEALRTRAKNALTTLALAQEESLGDNKPADDLLNLPGMERSVAFKLAARGVCTLEDLAEQGVDDLTDIEGLNHESAGELIMAARNICWFGDSE from the coding sequence AAGAAAAAATATGAGCAAGAAATCGATGTGCGCGTTGCCATCGATCGTAAATCTGGCGACTTCGATACTTTCCGTCGCTGGCTGATCGTCGAGGAAGTGACCCAACCGACCCGTGAAATTACGCTGGAAGCGGCACGCTTCGAAGATCCGGCGTTTGATCTGGGCGACTATGTTGAAGATCAGATCGAATCTGTCACCTTCGACCGTATCACTACCCAGACCGCTAAGCAGGTTATCGTGCAGAAAGTGCGTGAGGCCGAGCGGGCGATGGTCGTGGATGCCTTCCGCGAGCACGAAGGTGAAATCGTCACCGGGGTGGTGAAGAAAGTTAACCGTGACAGCATTTCGCTGGATCTGGGCAACAACGCCGAAGCGGTGATTGGCCGTGAAGACATGTTGCCGCGCGAAAACTTCCGTCCGGGCGACCGTATCCGTGGCGTGCTGTACGCGGTGCGTCCAGAAGCGCGTGGCGCACAGTTGTTCGTCACCCGTTCCCGTCCGGAGATGCTGATCGAGCTGTTCCGCATCGAAGTGCCGGAGATCGGCGAAGAAGTGATCGAAATCAAGGGCGCCGCTCGCGATCCGGGCTCTCGTGCCAAGATTGCCGTGAAGACCAATGACAAGCGTATCGATCCGGTCGGTGCCTGTGTCGGCATGCGTGGTGCACGCGTGCAGGCGGTCTCTAGCGAACTGGGCGGTGAACGTATCGATATCGTGCTGTGGGACGATAACCCGGCACAGTTCGTCATCAACGCGATGGCACCGGCGGATGTCGCCTCCATCGTGGTCGATGAAGACAAGCACACCATGGATATTGCCGTAGAGGCCTCCAACCTGGCTCAGGCTATCGGCCGTAACGGTCAGAACGTCCGTCTGGCGTCTCAGCTGAGCGGCTGGGAGCTGAACGTGATGACGGCGGAGGATCTGCAGGCCAAACATCAGGCTGAGGCTCACGCCGCCATTGATACCTTTACCAAGCATCTGGATATCGATGAAGAGTTCGCTACCCTGCTGGTCGAAGAAGGCTTCTCCACGCTGGAAGAGCTGGCTTACGTACCGGAGCGTGAACTGCTGGCGATCGATGGCCTGGATGAAGAGAGCGTCGAAGCACTGCGTACCCGTGCCAAGAATGCACTGACGACGCTGGCGCTGGCGCAGGAAGAGAGCCTGGGCGACAACAAACCGGCGGACGATTTGCTCAATTTGCCGGGCATGGAGCGTAGCGTCGCCTTTAAACTGGCCGCACGCGGAGTGTGCACGCTGGAAGATCTTGCCGAGCAGGGCGTCGATGACCTGACCGATATTGAAGGCTTGAACCATGAGTCAGCGGGTGAGCTGATCATGGCGGCGCGTAATATCTGTTGGTTTGGCGATAGTGAATAA